In Candidatus Hamiltonella defensa 5AT (Acyrthosiphon pisum), one genomic interval encodes:
- a CDS encoding reverse transcriptase domain-containing protein — MLWAAWHQVKANKGVPGIDGKAIANIVNQGEEAMIIRLQEQLRKQSYQFSPVRIVEIPKPRGGTRPPGIATVEDRIVQTAMKIVIEPIFEANFHDCAYGYRPKRSAKQASTAIREDLYQQAWGVVEVDFKAYFTSIPHNKLLILFQSIFLRFIFLKNINNLKDKKSQ; from the coding sequence GTGCTCTGGGCTGCATGGCACCAAGTTAAAGCCAATAAAGGAGTACCTGGGATAGACGGGAAAGCAATTGCGAATATTGTCAATCAAGGAGAAGAGGCAATGATTATCAGATTGCAGGAGCAGCTGCGCAAGCAGAGCTATCAATTTTCCCCAGTAAGGATAGTGGAGATACCTAAACCGAGAGGTGGGACAAGGCCACCAGGAATTGCTACGGTGGAAGATCGCATAGTGCAAACGGCAATGAAGATAGTTATAGAGCCAATCTTTGAAGCAAATTTTCATGATTGCGCCTATGGGTACAGACCCAAACGTAGCGCTAAACAAGCGAGTACAGCGATACGAGAAGATTTGTATCAGCAAGCCTGGGGTGTTGTTGAAGTTGATTTCAAAGCCTATTTCACAAGTATCCCACACAATAAGTTATTAATACTTTTTCAGTCGATATTCTTAAGATTTATTTTTTTAAAAAATATCAATAATTTAAAAGACAAAAAGTCACAATAA
- a CDS encoding BRO-N domain-containing protein, which translates to MTNQLLTPFCFESFVIRVVIINNETWFIAQDICCALQIQNVTQAVERLDDDERSMFNIGRQGQVNIISESGLYTLVLRCRDAVKKGTLPHRFRKWVTHEVLPQIRKTGQYLPEKYQPESPEVFNGNDLNNLARLVWEMSDGFRFENSWSHGIWFALRQVTGIPSPKPFQTRHIPLIAEECVRIFHLTNRFKDVVADTEKQVIRRVIRQREDADNVISEMHALLEAAAHQTEHTLSSTLEKWQQRELRQFLHRGQTT; encoded by the coding sequence ATGACCAATCAATTACTCACGCCCTTCTGTTTTGAATCTTTTGTCATTCGTGTTGTGATCATTAATAATGAAACTTGGTTCATTGCTCAAGATATTTGTTGTGCATTACAAATTCAAAATGTAACTCAAGCAGTTGAAAGACTTGATGATGATGAGCGATCTATGTTTAACATAGGCCGTCAGGGGCAAGTTAACATCATCTCTGAATCTGGCTTATACACTCTTGTACTTCGTTGTCGAGATGCTGTAAAAAAAGGAACCCTGCCTCATCGTTTTAGAAAATGGGTGACTCATGAAGTGCTCCCTCAAATTCGTAAAACAGGACAATATCTTCCTGAAAAATACCAACCTGAATCCCCAGAAGTGTTTAACGGCAACGACCTCAATAACCTGGCTCGCCTAGTCTGGGAGATGAGTGACGGATTTCGTTTTGAAAATTCATGGAGTCACGGCATTTGGTTTGCTCTGCGGCAGGTCACCGGGATTCCCTCTCCGAAACCGTTTCAAACCCGTCACATTCCTCTTATTGCCGAAGAATGCGTTCGGATTTTTCATCTGACGAATCGCTTCAAAGACGTCGTCGCAGACACAGAAAAACAGGTCATCCGTCGTGTTATTCGACAACGGGAAGACGCCGATAACGTCATTTCAGAAATGCACGCTTTACTGGAAGCGGCGGCACATCAAACCGAACACACCTTGTCATCGACCCTGGAAAAGTGGCAACAGCGTGAATTAAGGCAATTTCTTCACCGAGGCCAGACGACTTAA
- a CDS encoding IS630 transposase-related protein — protein MSYSVDFRQKVLSIREKEGLSIRATAKRFHVGTDTLRRWLKRIEPKPSGPRRGKMDKEAFIKDVAEYPDSYQRERAARFGVCPKAIWQALKRWGLTYKKNSASSQGKRRGTTGVPGKNRGVSKAG, from the coding sequence ATGAGTTATTCAGTGGATTTTCGTCAAAAAGTCCTGAGTATTCGAGAGAAAGAAGGACTGAGCATCAGAGCAACGGCGAAGCGTTTTCACGTAGGTACAGATACTCTCAGGCGTTGGCTCAAGCGAATAGAACCGAAACCCTCGGGTCCGCGTCGAGGCAAGATGGATAAAGAGGCGTTTATCAAAGATGTGGCAGAGTATCCAGATAGCTATCAACGGGAACGGGCGGCCCGTTTCGGGGTGTGCCCCAAAGCCATCTGGCAAGCATTGAAAAGATGGGGTCTGACCTATAAAAAAAACTCTGCGTCATCCCAAGGCAAACGAAGAGGCACGACAGGGGTTCCAGGAAAAAATCGCGGGGTATCAAAAGCAGGGTAA
- a CDS encoding IS630 family transposase, producing MKKTLRHPKANEEARQGFQEKIAGYQKQGKSLVYLDESGFAHDMPRLYGYATRGQRCFGTHDWQAKGRTNVIGALLGVTLIAVGLFNCSINSDVFYAWVTQLLLPALPHPCVMMMDNASFHKRKDIQHAILNAGHSIEYLPPYSPEFNPIEHTWAQAKRKRRELQCDINTLFSEHIM from the coding sequence ATAAAAAAAACTCTGCGTCATCCCAAGGCAAACGAAGAGGCACGACAGGGGTTCCAGGAAAAAATCGCGGGGTATCAAAAGCAGGGTAAATCTCTGGTTTATCTCGATGAGAGCGGCTTTGCTCACGATATGCCCCGCCTCTACGGATACGCTACACGAGGTCAACGCTGTTTTGGGACTCACGATTGGCAGGCTAAGGGCCGCACTAACGTCATTGGTGCCTTATTAGGGGTCACTCTCATCGCGGTGGGCCTCTTTAACTGCTCCATTAACAGCGATGTTTTTTATGCCTGGGTCACTCAGCTGCTCCTACCCGCTCTTCCTCATCCGTGCGTGATGATGATGGATAACGCTTCTTTCCACAAGCGAAAAGATATTCAACACGCCATTCTCAACGCCGGTCATTCTATTGAATATTTGCCTCCTTATTCGCCCGAGTTCAACCCTATTGAGCACACATGGGCTCAAGCTAAAAGAAAAAGAAGAGAACTTCAATGCGACATCAATACCTTGTTTTCAGAACATATTATGTAA
- the aceE gene encoding pyruvate dehydrogenase (acetyl-transferring), homodimeric type: protein MSDPLSNNDVDPIETQDWRKSIESVIREEGAERAQYLIDQVLSAAQKMGAPLSQISLQKNYINSISTEEEPPYPGDLKLERRIRAAIRWNAIMMVLKASKKDLDLGGHIASFQSFATFYEVCFHHFFRAPNQHDGGDLVFFQGHISPGIYARAFLEGRLTEEQLDHFRQEVEGKGLSSYPHPKLMPEFWQFPTVSMGLGPLNAIYQAKFLKYLEHRVLKDTSKQRVYAFLGDGEMDEPESKGAITIAAREKLDNLVFIINCNLQRLDGPVTGNGKIIDELEGIFSGAGWQVIKVIWGGRWDDLLSRDTSGKLVQLMNETVDGDYQTFKSKNGAYVREHFFGRYPETAALVKDMSDDEIWALNRGGHDPVKIFAALKKAQETKGKPTLILAHTIKGYGMGEAGEGKNIAHQLKKINMEGIRYLRDRFNIAVKDEDIEKLPYVTFEKESEEEKYLHHQRQSLGGYLPSRLKNFTQKLELPSLQDFSALFQEQTKHISTTIAFVRVLNVMLKNKFIKDRIVPIIADEARTFGMEGLFRQIGIYNPGGQQYVPQDREQVAYYKEDAKGQILQEGINELGAASSWLAAATSYSTNDLPMIPFYIYYSIFGFQRIGDLCWAAGDQQARGFLIGGTSGRTTLNGEGLQHEDGHSHIQSLTIPNCISYDPAYAYEVAVIMHQGLERMYGEAQENVYYYLTTLNENYHMPAMPKGAEEGIGKGIYLLESLPGKKSRLQLMGSGAILRHVREAAQILSQQYDIASDVYSVTSFTELARDGQDCERWNMLHPAETPKVPYVAQILHQAPVIASTDYMKLFAEQIRPFIPTRHFRVLGTDGYGRSDSRENLRHHFEVNAAYVVIAALTELTKIGVFNPEEVQEAMIKFNIDPNKPNPRLA from the coding sequence ATGTCAGATCCTTTATCAAACAATGACGTGGATCCCATCGAAACACAAGACTGGCGAAAGTCGATTGAATCGGTGATCCGTGAAGAAGGTGCTGAGCGTGCTCAGTATCTGATAGATCAAGTTTTAAGTGCCGCTCAAAAAATGGGAGCCCCTCTTTCTCAAATATCTCTCCAAAAAAATTATATCAATTCTATCTCAACAGAAGAAGAACCCCCTTATCCAGGGGATTTAAAACTAGAACGCCGTATTAGAGCGGCGATTCGTTGGAATGCCATCATGATGGTTCTAAAAGCGTCGAAAAAAGATTTAGATTTGGGCGGGCATATTGCGTCCTTTCAATCTTTTGCGACCTTTTATGAAGTCTGCTTTCATCATTTTTTTCGTGCCCCTAATCAACACGACGGTGGAGATTTGGTTTTCTTTCAAGGCCATATCTCCCCGGGTATTTACGCTCGTGCTTTTTTAGAAGGTCGTTTAACCGAAGAGCAACTCGATCATTTTCGCCAAGAAGTCGAAGGAAAAGGTCTTTCTTCTTATCCTCACCCTAAATTAATGCCGGAATTTTGGCAATTCCCGACCGTTTCTATGGGCTTAGGGCCTCTTAATGCCATCTATCAAGCCAAATTTTTAAAATATCTTGAACACAGAGTCTTAAAAGACACCTCTAAGCAACGGGTATACGCCTTTCTAGGAGACGGAGAAATGGATGAACCCGAATCCAAAGGCGCTATTACCATCGCCGCTCGAGAAAAGCTTGATAATTTGGTGTTTATTATTAATTGCAACTTACAGCGTCTTGATGGCCCCGTAACCGGCAATGGGAAAATTATTGATGAGCTCGAAGGCATTTTTAGTGGCGCAGGTTGGCAGGTCATCAAGGTAATTTGGGGAGGGCGCTGGGATGATCTACTGAGTAGAGATACCAGTGGTAAGCTAGTCCAATTGATGAATGAAACTGTAGATGGCGATTACCAAACCTTTAAATCTAAAAATGGCGCTTATGTACGCGAACACTTTTTTGGGCGATATCCTGAAACGGCAGCTTTAGTCAAAGATATGAGCGATGATGAGATATGGGCGCTCAACAGAGGGGGCCATGATCCTGTTAAAATTTTTGCGGCCTTAAAAAAAGCACAGGAGACCAAGGGAAAACCAACCCTGATTCTGGCTCATACTATTAAAGGCTATGGGATGGGTGAGGCGGGTGAAGGAAAAAATATTGCTCATCAACTTAAAAAGATCAATATGGAAGGGATACGCTATTTGAGGGATCGTTTTAACATCGCTGTCAAAGACGAAGACATTGAAAAATTGCCTTACGTCACCTTTGAAAAGGAGTCTGAAGAAGAGAAATATCTGCATCATCAACGTCAATCTTTAGGCGGATATTTACCCTCTCGTTTGAAAAATTTCACGCAAAAACTAGAGCTCCCCTCACTGCAAGATTTCAGCGCTCTGTTTCAAGAGCAAACAAAACACATCTCTACGACCATCGCTTTTGTGCGCGTATTGAATGTGATGTTAAAAAATAAATTTATTAAAGATCGAATTGTGCCTATCATCGCCGATGAAGCACGTACCTTTGGCATGGAAGGGTTGTTTCGCCAAATTGGCATTTACAACCCCGGCGGTCAGCAATATGTCCCGCAGGATCGTGAACAAGTCGCTTATTATAAAGAGGATGCCAAAGGGCAAATTTTACAGGAAGGGATTAATGAGCTGGGCGCCGCTTCTTCCTGGTTAGCCGCGGCCACGTCTTATAGCACGAACGATCTCCCGATGATTCCTTTTTATATCTATTATTCTATATTTGGGTTTCAACGGATTGGCGATCTGTGCTGGGCAGCAGGTGATCAACAGGCACGTGGATTTTTGATAGGCGGCACTTCGGGCCGTACCACGCTCAATGGGGAAGGTTTACAGCATGAAGACGGTCATAGTCACATTCAATCGTTAACCATTCCAAATTGTATTTCTTACGATCCTGCTTATGCGTATGAAGTGGCTGTCATTATGCATCAGGGCCTTGAAAGGATGTATGGCGAAGCGCAAGAAAATGTTTACTATTATTTGACCACCTTAAATGAAAATTATCACATGCCCGCGATGCCAAAGGGAGCAGAAGAAGGCATAGGCAAAGGCATTTATTTGTTAGAAAGTCTGCCTGGTAAAAAATCCAGGCTTCAGTTAATGGGATCAGGGGCTATTTTGCGTCACGTTCGCGAGGCGGCTCAAATTTTATCTCAACAGTATGACATTGCCTCTGATGTCTACAGTGTGACTTCATTTACTGAATTGGCACGTGATGGTCAAGATTGTGAGAGATGGAACATGTTGCACCCAGCCGAAACACCGAAGGTGCCTTATGTTGCCCAAATTTTGCATCAAGCCCCGGTGATTGCCTCCACGGATTACATGAAATTATTTGCTGAACAAATTCGGCCTTTCATTCCCACTCGTCATTTTCGTGTTTTAGGAACAGACGGTTACGGGCGTTCCGATAGCCGTGAAAATTTACGACATCACTTTGAGGTCAATGCGGCTTATGTGGTCATTGCTGCATTGACAGAGCTCACCAAAATAGGGGTTTTTAATCCTGAAGAAGTTCAAGAAGCGATGATAAAGTTTAATATCGATCCGAATAAACCAAATCCCCGTTTAGCATAA
- a CDS encoding thermonuclease family protein → MKNILILLITGLLSAFSWADDITGRVVSVHDGDTLILLTPEQKQIKIRLAEIDTPEIGQPYGNQAKKALADLVFDQTLTARSNQKDRYGRVLAQLYLGEVWINAEMVKQGDAWVYRQHSRDPRLLAFETQAREEKKGLWALPESQRVPPWEWRKSRWTQRKHPPFLSEPAP, encoded by the coding sequence ATGAAAAACATCCTGATTCTGCTCATCACGGGTTTGCTGAGCGCTTTCTCGTGGGCGGACGACATCACGGGACGCGTGGTCAGCGTTCATGATGGCGATACGCTCATTCTGCTCACCCCTGAACAAAAGCAGATTAAAATTCGACTGGCAGAAATAGATACGCCAGAAATCGGCCAGCCTTATGGAAACCAAGCCAAAAAAGCGCTCGCTGATTTGGTTTTCGATCAAACCCTCACCGCTCGTTCAAACCAAAAAGACCGGTATGGCCGAGTCCTGGCTCAGCTGTATCTGGGAGAGGTGTGGATTAACGCGGAAATGGTCAAACAGGGCGATGCCTGGGTGTATCGACAACACAGTCGAGACCCGCGTTTGCTGGCCTTTGAAACCCAGGCCCGGGAAGAGAAGAAGGGATTGTGGGCCCTGCCAGAGTCACAACGCGTCCCGCCCTGGGAATGGAGAAAGTCGAGGTGGACCCAAAGGAAACATCCCCCTTTCCTCTCTGAACCCGCACCATGA
- a CDS encoding phage antirepressor Ant gives MSQTHPLIAIKAHLINGKTVQTVNARDLYHFLEVRLSFSTWMKNHINRYEWVDNTDYLVFTHSGPHAGRPFKDYVLTLEKAKEMTMLTCTEKVRALENRLNEILS, from the coding sequence ATGTCTCAAACACATCCCCTGATTGCCATCAAAGCGCACCTCATCAATGGGAAAACCGTTCAAACGGTCAATGCCCGTGACCTTTATCACTTTTTGGAAGTGCGGCTCTCGTTTTCAACCTGGATGAAAAATCACATCAACCGCTACGAATGGGTCGACAATACAGACTATCTCGTTTTTACCCATTCTGGACCTCATGCCGGACGCCCGTTCAAAGACTATGTCCTCACCCTGGAGAAAGCGAAAGAGATGACGATGCTGACATGCACCGAAAAAGTGCGCGCTCTTGAAAACAGGTTGAACGAAATCCTGTCCTGA
- a CDS encoding phage integrase Arm DNA-binding domain-containing protein, producing the protein MARKRKTANRDLPPHLYVRNNGYYCYRDPRTGKEYGLGKEKRMAINEAISANRQIFDAPVSLNDRINEVKTLSMTEWMEQFTKK; encoded by the coding sequence ATGGCCCGCAAAAGAAAAACGGCTAATCGGGACTTGCCTCCTCATCTGTACGTTCGCAACAACGGCTACTACTGCTACCGAGACCCAAGGACGGGGAAAGAATATGGATTAGGAAAGGAAAAGCGAATGGCCATCAATGAAGCCATCTCGGCCAATCGGCAGATTTTTGACGCCCCTGTGAGCCTGAACGACAGAATCAACGAAGTGAAGACGCTCTCAATGACAGAATGGATGGAACAATTTACAAAAAAATGA
- a CDS encoding BRO-N domain-containing protein, whose translation MSHILKTPLMLFQSAEANIQLQGMLYQGKPVFFAVELAKALGYKNPHEALQDNCKLLIKLNSSQTLELNLGFKPKGIILAPESDLYRLILKSKLPSAERVQDWVCEEVLPTLRQQGSYSMNKTHRDAGSGLPEFRKARAMQIQMEIAEKTFQWATGLSDIARQAVIAGLINPIAGHEVIPLPVIEEQHYSATQVGKIFHVSANKIGRIANDNHMKTDEYGEYYLDTSRHSSKQVESFRYNEKAVKKFKRILMAEKEVKNHVLV comes from the coding sequence ATGTCTCATATCCTTAAAACACCCCTGATGCTTTTTCAATCTGCTGAGGCCAATATTCAACTGCAAGGCATGCTTTACCAAGGCAAGCCGGTGTTTTTTGCGGTTGAATTGGCCAAGGCGCTGGGATATAAAAACCCACATGAAGCTTTACAGGATAACTGTAAGTTATTGATTAAACTTAATTCTAGCCAGACGCTAGAATTGAATTTAGGTTTTAAACCCAAGGGAATTATCCTTGCCCCAGAGTCTGACCTGTACCGCCTGATACTCAAAAGCAAATTGCCCTCTGCGGAACGGGTTCAAGACTGGGTCTGTGAAGAGGTGTTGCCTACCTTGCGACAGCAGGGGAGCTATAGCATGAATAAAACCCATCGTGACGCAGGGAGTGGCTTACCTGAGTTCCGTAAGGCCAGAGCCATGCAGATTCAAATGGAAATTGCTGAAAAAACATTTCAGTGGGCAACAGGGCTTTCCGACATTGCCCGCCAGGCAGTGATTGCAGGACTGATTAACCCTATCGCAGGGCATGAGGTCATTCCTCTGCCTGTGATTGAAGAACAGCACTATAGTGCGACGCAAGTCGGGAAGATATTTCATGTTTCAGCCAACAAAATTGGCCGTATCGCCAACGACAATCACATGAAGACCGATGAATACGGAGAATATTATCTCGACACATCTCGCCACAGCAGCAAACAAGTGGAATCCTTTCGCTACAACGAGAAGGCGGTGAAGAAATTCAAGCGCATTCTGATGGCTGAAAAAGAGGTCAAAAACCATGTTTTGGTTTAA
- a CDS encoding excalibur calcium-binding domain-containing protein, whose translation MTSCEEARFYLKQCGLSALDRNQNGRPCEKLCR comes from the coding sequence ATGACCTCCTGTGAAGAAGCCCGTTTTTATTTGAAGCAATGCGGGCTGAGTGCGTTGGACAGAAACCAAAACGGCCGTCCTTGTGAAAAGCTCTGCCGTTAA
- a CDS encoding DUF1493 family protein: MTIFERFNVDNSEFDFLAYWPYEKGFLPNFLRPKSQKLPDVEPKPLTIHMLVESAKAGRWLFSSMQALLSRPERA; the protein is encoded by the coding sequence ATGACTATCTTCGAACGATTTAACGTTGATAACAGCGAATTTGATTTTCTTGCATACTGGCCTTATGAAAAAGGATTTCTGCCTAACTTCTTAAGGCCTAAATCCCAAAAGCTCCCTGACGTTGAACCGAAGCCCTTAACCATTCATATGCTCGTTGAATCAGCGAAAGCCGGACGGTGGCTTTTCAGCTCCATGCAAGCGCTGCTATCTCGTCCAGAAAGGGCTTAG
- a CDS encoding tyrosine-type recombinase/integrase, producing MVATKAPRVQVQRTRLSLEEFLLIRQCSHPRSTCIKLGMTLALLTGQRLGDIQQMQWQDIHDGKWWLKQEKTGMKLAIPLTLSLGAIQETFEGILNECRKKIGGEKYVLIKEGKNNPEYARLSVGFKELRKKSDLKWEGKTPPSFHEIRSL from the coding sequence GTGGTGGCGACAAAGGCGCCTCGGGTACAGGTACAGCGAACGCGTTTATCTTTAGAGGAATTTTTGTTGATAAGGCAGTGCAGCCATCCCCGCTCAACTTGTATCAAATTAGGCATGACTTTAGCGTTACTGACAGGACAAAGACTCGGAGATATCCAACAAATGCAGTGGCAAGACATTCATGATGGGAAGTGGTGGCTGAAACAAGAAAAAACGGGCATGAAATTAGCGATACCATTAACGTTAAGTTTGGGAGCGATTCAAGAGACGTTTGAAGGCATTCTCAACGAATGTCGAAAAAAGATAGGAGGAGAAAAATATGTTTTAATTAAAGAGGGGAAAAATAACCCTGAATATGCTCGCTTATCGGTCGGATTTAAAGAATTAAGAAAAAAATCAGATTTAAAATGGGAAGGAAAAACACCGCCTTCATTTCATGAAATCAGAAGCTTATAG
- a CDS encoding excisionase, whose product MEITLKEWNQKQPRPRCIEQVRRWVRAGIIYPAPRLDGREYLVQANAIKINPLSVKYHTGQTLMEKIHGPQKKNG is encoded by the coding sequence ATGGAAATCACGCTTAAAGAGTGGAATCAAAAACAGCCTCGCCCCCGTTGCATCGAACAAGTCCGTCGATGGGTCCGCGCGGGCATCATCTACCCCGCTCCTCGTCTCGATGGCAGGGAATACCTCGTTCAGGCCAATGCCATCAAAATCAACCCCCTCAGCGTCAAATATCACACTGGACAAACCCTCATGGAAAAAATACATGGCCCGCAAAAGAAAAACGGCTAA